GTTGGAGCTTCACCAGCAGCCCCGCCGAGCCGCAGGCGTAGTCGTGGCATTCCTCGCCGGGCTTCGGCCGCAGGATGTGGGCCATGAGGAAGCCCACCTCCGTCGGCGTGAAATACTCGCCGGCGCTTTGGCCCGAGCCCTCCGCGAACTTCCGCAGGAGGTACTCGTAGGCGCGGCCGAGGAAGTCCGGCTGCACGTCGGCCAGGCCCAGGCGGTAGCGCGCGTCGGAGAAGGTCTCGACCACCGCCATCAGCTTGGCCGGGTTGATGTCGCGCTCGCCGTTGCGCTCCGCCGCGAAATCCACCACGTCGATGACGCCCGCCAGCGTGGGGTTGTGGCGCACCACGGCGCGCACGGCCCGGGTCAGGTGCTCGCCGATGTCCCGGGGCCGCGTGCCGCGGCCCTGTTCGTCATCGGGCCAGTCGTAGTGCGCGCGGCCGCTGAGGACCGCCCAGCGCGCCTCGGGCGGCAGGTAGAAGCGGAGCAGCCCGTGATCGCCCTCCGCGATCTCCAGCGCCTGCCGCCGGTCGCCGTACTCCTCGGCGAGACGGTCCAGCTCGTCGTCGAAGACGTCCGACAGGCGCTTGAGGAAGAGCAGGGGCAGGAGGAAGTCCTTGAACTTGGCGGCATCCTTCTCGCCGCGGATGGAGCAGGCGGCGTCCCAGAGCATCTGCTCCATGGGCTTGGTGGTGGGCGCGGCGGCGCGCGCCCGGGTCCGGCGCCGCGTCACCTGCGCCGCCGCCTGGGTGGAGTCCGTCTCATGATCCTCCAGGTCGATCCCGGCCTCGGCGGCAAGGGCGGCAATGGCGTCGCGCGCCGCTTTTTGCGGTGCGTTCAATCCGCCTTCCCAGCGGTTGATGGTGGCGAAGGAGACGCCCAGATAGGCGGCGAGCTGCTCCTGCGTGAAGTCGAGCTTGGCGCGGATGGCGCGTAGCGTGGCGGCGATGGTCGTTGATTTTGTCATGTCTGCAATATATGACATATAACAAACGAACT
This genomic window from bacterium contains:
- a CDS encoding N-6 DNA methylase produces the protein MTKSTTIAATLRAIRAKLDFTQEQLAAYLGVSFATINRWEGGLNAPQKAARDAIAALAAEAGIDLEDHETDSTQAAAQVTRRRTRARAAAPTTKPMEQMLWDAACSIRGEKDAAKFKDFLLPLLFLKRLSDVFDDELDRLAEEYGDRRQALEIAEGDHGLLRFYLPPEARWAVLSGRAHYDWPDDEQGRGTRPRDIGEHLTRAVRAVVRHNPTLAGVIDVVDFAAERNGERDINPAKLMAVVETFSDARYRLGLADVQPDFLGRAYEYLLRKFAEGSGQSAGEYFTPTEVGFLMAHILRPKPGEECHDYACGSAGLLVKLQLVARELDPSSKVPLKLFGQELTAESYAVAQMNAIIHDMDVQMARGDTMINPKFKTADSRIRSYDVVVANPMWNQPFNPDIFADDPFDRFRAQGGVTTGKGDWAWLQHTLACLNERGRAAVVLDTGAVTRGSGSKNEDKERGIRKWFVDHDYIDGVILLPDNLFYNTSAAGVIVVLSKRKPAARRERIVLLNASRRVLKGRPKNYIPAAEIRPLAAAFLKGEPVEGEIAVITRQQAEEADYNLSPSRWIAQADAVSERPIKDIVTELLGLDKQAHDIDASLAKMLGRL